One bacterium genomic region harbors:
- a CDS encoding zinc ribbon domain-containing protein, producing MNDNTSRFQKLEHGTITGVFKKAIQKLKRFERLEVNGHKIKIENEEISNLIFCPKCQRNNPKDRLYCLYCGHVFEKIAEKTTADDLKPYQIRCPGCSRICVYTQTNCIYCGFNFRPEQEEKRRGREKEPSSENKVITVNIDGKVYRSTDEIIPSDVKQLMGRIKNEGYSQELIDRWIREKKEARLEKRRSLEKRVFELKQQIVWRTIIAIGFILFLIISIILRLGNY from the coding sequence GTGAATGATAACACCTCTCGGTTTCAAAAATTAGAACACGGAACAATAACTGGTGTTTTCAAAAAGGCAATTCAAAAGTTAAAACGGTTTGAACGCCTTGAAGTTAATGGACATAAGATTAAAATAGAAAATGAAGAAATAAGTAACCTTATCTTTTGTCCAAAGTGTCAGAGAAATAATCCCAAAGATAGATTATACTGTTTGTATTGCGGACATGTTTTTGAAAAGATAGCAGAAAAGACTACCGCGGATGACCTTAAACCATACCAGATAAGATGTCCAGGGTGTAGTAGAATCTGTGTTTATACCCAGACAAATTGTATTTACTGTGGGTTTAATTTTAGACCAGAACAAGAAGAAAAAAGGCGTGGAAGGGAAAAAGAGCCCTCATCAGAAAATAAGGTTATCACAGTCAATATTGATGGTAAAGTCTATCGTTCTACCGATGAAATCATTCCATCGGATGTAAAACAATTAATGGGTAGGATTAAAAATGAAGGCTATTCACAAGAATTAATTGATAGATGGATTAGGGAAAAAAAAGAGGCGAGATTAGAAAAAAGAAGGTCTTTAGAAAAAAGGGTATTTGAGTTAAAGCAACAAATTGTTTGGCGAACAATCATAGCCATTGGTTTTATTTTGTTTCTCATAATTAGTATCATTTTAAGGCTTGGAAATTATTAA